Proteins co-encoded in one Pan paniscus chromosome 23, NHGRI_mPanPan1-v2.0_pri, whole genome shotgun sequence genomic window:
- the NOL12 gene encoding nucleolar protein 12, whose protein sequence is MGRNKKKKRDGDDRRPRLVLSFDEEKRREYLTGFHKRKVERKKAAIEEIKQRLKEEQRKLREERHQEYLKMLAEREEALEEADELDRLVTAKTESVQYDHPNHTVTVTTISDLDLSGARLLGLTPPEGGAGDGSEEEASSTEKPTKALPRKSRDPLLSQRISALTASLHAHSRKKVKRKHPRRAQDSKKPPRATRTSKAQRRRLTGKARHSGE, encoded by the exons ATGGGCCGCAACAAGAAGAAGAAGCGAGATGGTGACGACCGGCGGCCCAGGCTCGTTCTTAGCTTCGACGAGGAGAAGAGGCG GGAGTACCTGACAGGCTTCCACAAGCGGAAGGTCGAGCGAAAGAAGGCAGCCATTGAGGAGATTAAGCAGCGGCTGAAAGAGGAGCAGAGGAAGCTTCGGGAGGAG CGCCACCAGGAATACTTGAAGATGctggcagagagagaagaggctCTGG AGGAGGCAGATGAGCTGGACCGGTTGGTGACAGCAAAGACGGAGTCGGTGCAGTATGACCACCCCAACCACACAGTCACCGTGACCACCATCAGTGACCTGGACCTCTCGGGGGCCCGGCTGCTCGGGCTGACCCCACCTGAG GGAGGGGCTGGAGACGGGTCTGAGGAGGAGGCGTCATCTACAGAGAAACCAACCAAAGCCTTGCCCAGGAAGTCCAGAGACCCCCTGCTCTCTCAGCG GATCTCCGCCCTCACAGCATCACTGCATGCACACAGCCGCAAAAAGGTCAAGAGGAAACATCCCCGACGGGCCCAGGACTCCAAAAAGCCCCCAAGGGCCACTCGAACCAGCAAGGCCCAGCGCCGCCGTCTCACAGGCAAAGCGCGGCACAGCGGGGAGTGA